In Actinomadura luteofluorescens, the sequence GCCGCGCCGTCTGTGGGGCGGTCGGTGCGCACAACGCCTCCGGGACCGATATGATCCCCGCCGCCGCGGGAACCCCGGCAGGCGCCACGGCCCCCGCAACGGGGCGGTGTCGCCCGGCGGGCATGTGACGGATGACACAGTGCGAGGGAAGGGTCGGGTGACGGGTGTCACTCGTGGGAACGGTCGCGCCTCGTGTGTCGCAGGTCACCAACCGTGACAGAATTTCCCGCCCGGATCGGGCACAAGAACGGTCCCCCGAGCGTTAGATCCGCGCGACGGGGCGCATAAAGCACTGAGGGGGATGGAGATAGAAGATGGCGACCGACTACGACAGCCCACGCAAGACAGACGACGACCTGAGTGAGGACAGCCTCCAGGAGCTCCAGGCACGGCGCGCCGACAAGGCGGCCAGCATCATCGACGAGGACCTGGACGCCGGCGAGGTCGCCGAGCTGCCGGGCGCCGACCTGTCGAACGAGGAGCTCACCTTCCGGGTGGTGCCTCGTCAGGCCGACGAGTTCACCTGCACGCGCTGCTTCCTGGTGCACCACCGCAGCCAGCTGGCCACCGAGAAGAACGGCCAGCCGGTCTGCCGCGAGTGCGCCGCCTGACCGGCGGCCACCGGTGACGGGAAGAGGGCGCGTGACGGGAGAGGCCGGGTGACAGGAGAGATCGAACCGCGTCATGGCGAGGTGGAGCCGGCGCGCGGCGACGGCTCCACGGAGCTGGGCGAGCTGATCGGCCGGCTCGCCTCCGACGAGGACATGGACCGCGAGACCCGCGGTCGCCTGCTCGGGCGACTGGCCAGGCTGCTCGGCCAGAGCGCCCGCAGGGTGGGGGCCGCGGGCGTCGCGCGCGGCAGGTGGCTCGCCGACCTGCTGATCGCGGCCGCGCCGCACATCCCGATCCGCGATCTGGAGACCCTCCAGGCCCACCACCACGGGCTGATGGGCGAGGAGCTCGCCGACCGGATCGTCAAGGCGGCGGGCAACGCCACGACCGCCGTCGGCGCCGCGGGGGGCGCGCTGGCCGCGGTGGAGTTCGCCGCCCCGCCGCTGCTGCTGACGGCGCCCGCCCAGCTCGCCGCCGAGACGCTCGTCGTCGCGGCCATCGAGGTGAAGATGATCGCCGAGCTGCACGAGGTGTACGGCGTCAGCGTCCAGGGCAGCGGCACCGCGCGCGGTGCCGCGTTCGTGACGTCCTGGGCGCGGCAGCGCGGCATCAACCCCCTGGAGGGCGGCACCCTCACCAGCGCACTCGGCACCGCGGCCAAGAGCGCGCTGCGCAGGCGCATGCTCCGCGTCTTCGGCCGGAGCCTGTCCACCATGGGCCCCCTGCTCACCGGCGCCGCGGCCGGTGCGGCCCTCAACCGCTCCGCGACCAAGGGGCTGGCGCTCAAGGTCCGCAACGACCTGCGGGAGATCGCCGGTTCCCTGCCTCCGCTCCCCGGCGACCAGCCCCCTCGCCTGGACCCGTAGCGGGCCGTCCACCCCCTGGCGGCGCACGCGAGCGTTCGGACCGTCTCCCCCCGCCCCTACGAGAACGCGTCGTGGCCGTTCCCTTCGATCATCGAAGGGAACGGCCACGACGCGTTTCACCGGCCGGGGCTCAGGGCCCCGGCGCGGGACGTCTCAGACCTCGGCCTTGAGGTTCTGCGGGAGCTGGCCGGTGCCCTTGGCCCACTGGTGGGCCGCGACGCGGGTGGCGAGCAGCCGCGAGACCTCCATGCCGACGCCCATCACCACGGCCCAGCCGATCGCCTCGGCCAGCGCCACGTCGGGGGACTCGGGGTTGGTCGGGGGCTCCTTGCCGGTGCTCTTCTTCCAGGCCAGCGTGATGACTTTCTTCGCGACGAAGCCGCCCGCGAATGCGGCCGCGCCGGCCATCACCCGCCAGCCGATGTCGCCCTTGTCCGCCATGTTGGTCCTCTCTCGTCCTGTCGTCTCCGACGCTACCGGAACGGCCCGCCCCCGGCGGGGAAGGTGATCGCCGCGTCGGCGCCGGCAATCGGCATGCGACCCGGGCCGATGTCAATACGATTGGCCTCATGACAGAGCAGCCGCGTACTTCGCACGTCCCTCCGAAGCCCTCGCTGGACGGCCTGGAGGACAGATGGGTACGCGTCTGGGAGGACGCGGGCGTCCACCGCTTCGACCGCACCCGGCCGCGCGCCGAGGTCTACTCGATCGACACCCCGCCGCCCACCGTGAGCGGGTCCCTCCACGTCGGCCACGTCTTCTCCTACACCCACACCGACACCGTCGCCCGGTATCACCGCATGCGCGGTCGGGCGGTCTTCTACCCGATGGGCTGGGACGATAACGGGCTGCCGACCGAGCGCCGCGTGCAGAACCACTTCGGTGTCCGGTGCGATCCGTCGCTTCCCTACGATCCCGACTTCGAGCCCCCGGCCAGGCCCGACCCGAAACGCCAGCAGGCGATCTCGCGGCGCAACTTCATCGAGCTGTGCGAGCGCCTCACCGAGGTCGACGAGCAGGCCTTCGAGGAGATGTGGCGCCGCGTCGGCCTGTCGGTCGACTGGAACCACCTGTACACCACCATCGGCGCCACCGCCCGGACGGCGTCGCAGCGCGCGTTCCTGCGCAACCTGGCCCGCGGCGAGGCGTACGTCTCCGAGGCGCCGACGCTGTGGGACGTCACGTTCCGCACCGCGGTCGCGCAGGCCGAGCTGGAGGACCGCGAGCACCCCGGCGCGTTCCACCGGCTCCGGTTCCACGGCGACCGGCGTCCCGTCTACATCGAGACGACGCGGCCGGAGCTGCTGCCCGCCTGCGTCGCGCTGGTCGCGCACCCCGACGACGAGCGGTACCAGGAGCTGTTCGGCACGACCGTGCGCACGCCGCTGTTCGGCGTGGACGTCCCGGTCGTCGCGCACCGGCTGGCCGATCCCGGCAAGGGCTCGGGCATCGCGATGATCTGCACGTTCGGCGACGTCACGGACGTCGTCTGGTGGCGCGAGCTGAACCTGCCGACCCGCGCGATCATCGACTGGGACGGGCGGCTCGCCGCCGACCCGCCGCAGGGCGTCCCGGCGGAGCCGTACGGCGAGCTGGCCGGCAAGACGGTCTTCTCGGCCAAGGAGCGCGTCGTCGAGCTGCTGCGCGAGTCCGGCGACCTGGACGGCGAGCCCCGCAAGATCAGCCGGCCGGTGAAGTTCTACGAGAAGGGCAACAAGCCCCTGGAGATCGTCACGACCCGGCAGTGGTACATCCGCAACGGCGGCCGCGACGAGGGCGTCCGCGCCGAGCTGCTAGCCCGCGGCCGGGAGCTGGAGTGGCATCCCGGCTACATGCGGGCCCGTTACGAGAACTGGGTCGAGGGGCTGAACGGCGACTGGCTGATCTCGCGGCAGCGGTTCTTCGGGGTGCCGATCCCCGTGTGGTACCGGCTGGACGACTCCGGCGAGCCGGTGTATTCCGAGCCGATCGTGCCGGCCGAGGACGCGCTGCCGGTCGACCCGTCCTCGGACGTCCCGCCGGGGTACACCGAGGGCCAGCGCGGCCGGCCGGGCGGGTTCGCCGGCGACCCCGACGTGATGGACACCTGGGCCACCTCGTCGCTGACCCCGCAGATCGCGGGCGGCTGGGAGCGCGACGCCGACCTGTTCGCCCGGGTCTTCCCCTACGACCTGCGGCCGCAGGCGCACGACATCATCCGGACGTGGCTGTTCTCCACGGTGGTGCGCTCGCACCTGGAGCACGGTTCGCTGCCGTGGAAGGGCACCGCCCTGTCCGGGTGGATCCTCGACCCCGACCGCAAGAAGATGTCGAAGTCCAAGGGGAACGTCGTCACGCCGATCGACCTGCTGCGCGAGTACGGCTCCGACGCCGTCCGGTACTGGGCGGCGAGCGGGCGGCCCGGCACCGACACCGCGTTCGACACCGGTCAGATCAAGGTCGGCCGCCGCCTCGCCATCAAGATCCTCAACGCGTCGAAGTTCGTGCTGGGGCTCGGCGAGGCGGCCCCGGACGTGCCGGTGACCGAGCCGCTGGACAAGGCAATGCTGGCCGCGCTGGCCGGGGTCGTCGAGGAGGCGACGGAGGCGTTCGAGGGCTACGACTACGCGCGCGCCCTGGAGCGCACGGAGCGGTTCTTCTGGGAGTTCTGCGACGACTACCTGGAGCTGGTCAAGGCCCGCGCCTACGGCGACGGCCCGGAGGCGCTGTCCGCGCGCGCGGCGCTGCGCGCCGCGCTGTCGGTGATGCTGCGCCTGTTCGCGCCCGTCCTGCCGTTCGTGACCGAGGAGGTCTGGTCGTGGTGGCGGCACGGTTCGGTGCACACGGCCTCGTGGCCGTCCGCCGCCGAGCTGCCGTCGGGCGGCGATCCCGCCGTCCTCGCGGCCACGGGCGAGGCGCTCCGGCAGGTCCGCAAGGCCAAGTCGGAGGCCAGGGCGTCGATGCGCGCCGACGTGTCCCGCGCGGTCGTGCGCGGCTCGCAGGTGACGTGGATCGCCCGTCCCGATCTGGCCGCCGCCGGGCGGATCGCCGACCTGACGCTGGAGGACGCCCCCGCCGCGCTCACCGTCGACGTCGTCCTGGCGCCCGCGACGTAGATCACCCCGGCCGGGCCTTGACGCGGGTCCGGCACTCTCCAGATATTAGATCGGCGGTCTAATTGGTGCCGCCGTGAGACGCGCGCGGTCCGGCACGGGAGGAGACGGGATGAGCGAGATCGACGAGCGGCACCCCGTGATCGCCCCGCGCCGGGTGCGGTTCGACTGGGCGGGCACGCCGCTGCACTGGATCCCGGACGAGCCGGTCGCCACGCACTTCATCAACGTCCTGCACCTGCT encodes:
- a CDS encoding DUF4193 domain-containing protein, whose protein sequence is MATDYDSPRKTDDDLSEDSLQELQARRADKAASIIDEDLDAGEVAELPGADLSNEELTFRVVPRQADEFTCTRCFLVHHRSQLATEKNGQPVCRECAA
- a CDS encoding DUF4235 domain-containing protein, giving the protein MADKGDIGWRVMAGAAAFAGGFVAKKVITLAWKKSTGKEPPTNPESPDVALAEAIGWAVVMGVGMEVSRLLATRVAAHQWAKGTGQLPQNLKAEV
- the valS gene encoding valine--tRNA ligase; the encoded protein is MTEQPRTSHVPPKPSLDGLEDRWVRVWEDAGVHRFDRTRPRAEVYSIDTPPPTVSGSLHVGHVFSYTHTDTVARYHRMRGRAVFYPMGWDDNGLPTERRVQNHFGVRCDPSLPYDPDFEPPARPDPKRQQAISRRNFIELCERLTEVDEQAFEEMWRRVGLSVDWNHLYTTIGATARTASQRAFLRNLARGEAYVSEAPTLWDVTFRTAVAQAELEDREHPGAFHRLRFHGDRRPVYIETTRPELLPACVALVAHPDDERYQELFGTTVRTPLFGVDVPVVAHRLADPGKGSGIAMICTFGDVTDVVWWRELNLPTRAIIDWDGRLAADPPQGVPAEPYGELAGKTVFSAKERVVELLRESGDLDGEPRKISRPVKFYEKGNKPLEIVTTRQWYIRNGGRDEGVRAELLARGRELEWHPGYMRARYENWVEGLNGDWLISRQRFFGVPIPVWYRLDDSGEPVYSEPIVPAEDALPVDPSSDVPPGYTEGQRGRPGGFAGDPDVMDTWATSSLTPQIAGGWERDADLFARVFPYDLRPQAHDIIRTWLFSTVVRSHLEHGSLPWKGTALSGWILDPDRKKMSKSKGNVVTPIDLLREYGSDAVRYWAASGRPGTDTAFDTGQIKVGRRLAIKILNASKFVLGLGEAAPDVPVTEPLDKAMLAALAGVVEEATEAFEGYDYARALERTERFFWEFCDDYLELVKARAYGDGPEALSARAALRAALSVMLRLFAPVLPFVTEEVWSWWRHGSVHTASWPSAAELPSGGDPAVLAATGEALRQVRKAKSEARASMRADVSRAVVRGSQVTWIARPDLAAAGRIADLTLEDAPAALTVDVVLAPAT